Proteins encoded together in one Eubalaena glacialis isolate mEubGla1 chromosome 7, mEubGla1.1.hap2.+ XY, whole genome shotgun sequence window:
- the RGL2 gene encoding ral guanine nucleotide dissociation stimulator-like 2, whose translation MLPRPLRLFWDTSPPGGVVLSSFRSRDPEEGGGPGGRGVGGGQEEEEEEEEDDEAPVSVWDEEEDGATFTVTSRQYRPVDPLAPRPPPRSSRRLRAGTLEALVRHLLDAQTSGTDMTFTAAFLATHRAFTSTPALLGLMADRLEALESHPTDELERTKGVAISVLSTWLASHPEDFGSEVKGQIDRLESFLLRTGYAAGEGVGGGGADLIRNLRSRVDPQTPELPLALPGDPPADPTDVLVFLADHLAEQLTLLDAELFLNLVPSQCLGGLWGHRDRPGHSHLCPSVRATVIQFNKVAGAVVSSVLGATSTGEGPGEVTIRPLRPPQRARLLEKWIRVAEECRLLRNFSSVYAVVSALQSSPIHRLRAAWGEAARDSLRVFSSLCQIFSEEDNYSQSRELLLQEVKLQPSLEPNSKKSPRSGSRGGGVVPYLGTFLKDLVMLDAASKDELENGYINFDKRRKEFAVLSELRQLQNKCRGYDLRPDPDIQRWLQGLRPLTEAQSHQVSCEVEPSSTSDPPAPRVLRPTLVISQWTEVLGSVGGPTPLVSWDWPSVGAEEVPGTPAPLLTRLAQHMKWPSVSSLDSALESTPALQSPADPSHLSPPASSPRPSRGHRRSASCGSPLSGGAEGASRGAGYEGGGPGPGSSDCRIIRVQMELGEDGSVYKSILVTSQDKAPSVISRVLKKNNRDSAVASEYELVQLLPGERELTIPPSANVFYAMDGASLDFLLRQRRRPSTATLGRASGPSASGTPPSEGGGGSFPRIKATGRKIARALF comes from the exons ATGCTCCCGCGGCCCCTGCGGCTGTTTTGGGACACGAGCCCCCCCGGGGGAGTCGTGCTGAGCAGCTTCCGGAGTCGAGACCCCGAAGAGGGTGGGGGCCCAGGTGGCCGGGGCGTGGgcggggggcaggaggaggaggaggaggaggaggaagacgaCGAG GCCCCTGTGTCTGTCTGGGACGAGGAGGAGGATGGTGCCACCTTTACTGTCACAAGTCGCCAGTATCGGCCTGTTGATCCCTTG GCCCCGAGGCCTCCCCCGCGTTCCTCCCGGAGGCTCCGAGCTGGCACTCTGGAGGCCCTGGTCAGACACCTGCTGGACGCCCAGACATCAGGGACTGACATGACCTTCACGGCAGCCTTCCTGGCTACTCACCGGGCCTTCACCTCCACGCCTGCCCTGCTAGGGCTTATGGCTGACAG GCTGGAAGCCCTTGAATCTCATCCTACAGATGAGCTAGAGAGGACAAAAGG GGTAGCCATCTCTGTACTGTCAACCTGGCTGGCCTCTCACCCTGAGGATTTTGGCTCTGAGGTCAAGGGTCAGATTGACCGGCTTGAGAGCTTCTTGCTTCGGACAGGGTATGCAGCAGGGGAGGGTGTTGGGGGGGGCGGCGCTGACCTCATCCGCAACCTCCGGTCCCGGGTGGACCCCCAGACCCCCGAACTTCCCCTGGCCCTCCCCGGCGATCCCCCTGCTGACCCCACGGATGTCCTGGTGTTCCTCGCTGACCACTTGGCCGAACAGCTGACCCTGCTAGATGCG GAGCTATTTCTCAATCTGGTCCCCTCTCAGTGCCTGGGGGGCCTGTGGGGTCACAGAGACCGGCCAGGACATTCCCACCTCTGCCCATCTGTCCGGGCTACTGTCATACAGTTCAACAAGGTGGCAGGGGCAGTGGTCAGCTCTGTCCTGGGGGCTACCTCAACCGGAGAGGGGCCTGGGGAGGTGACCATACGGCCACTCCGTCCCCCACAGAGGGCCCGGCTGCTGGAGAAATGGATCCGTGTGGCAGAG GAGTGCCGTCTGCTCCGAAACTTCTCTTCAGTGTATGCTGTGGTGTCGGCCCTGCAATCCAGCCCCATCCACAGGCTTCGGGCAGCCTGGGGGGAAGCAGCCAG GGACAGCCTCAGAGTCTTTTCCAGCCTCTGCCAGATTTTCTCCGAGGAGGATAATTATTCCCAGAGCCGGGAGCTCCTCCTGCAG GAGGTGAAGCTGCAGCCTTCTCTGGAGCCAAATTCCAAGAAGTCCCCGAGGTCTGGCTCCCGGGGTGGG GGTGTGGTCCCATACCTTGGCACCTTCTTGAAGGACCTCGTGATGCTGGACGCAGCCTCCAAGGATGAGCTGGAG AACGGATACATCAATTTTGACAAGCGGAGGAAG GAGTTTGCTGTCCTTTCTGAGCTGAGGCAGCTCCAGAACAAATGTCGTGGCTATGACCTCCGACCTGACCCCGATATCCAGCGGTGGCTACAGGGGCTCCGGCCACTGACAGAGGCCCAGAG CCATCAAGTGTCCTGTGAGGTGGAGCCATCCAGTACCAGTGACCCTCCTGCCCCGCGGGTGCTTCGGCCAACGCTGGTCATCTCGCAGTGGACAGA GGTGCTGGGTTCTGTTGGAGGTCCCACACCCCTTGTCTCCTGGGACTGGCCCAGTGTGGGGGCAGAGGAGGTGCCTGGAACCCCCGCTCCACTGCTGACCCGGCTGGCCCAG CACATGAAGTGGCCGTCTGTCTCATCTCTGGACTCCGCCCTGGAAAGCACTCCAGCCCTGCAGAGTCCCGCTGACCCCAGCCACCTCTCTCCCCCCGCTTCCTCCCCGAGGCCTTCTCGAGGTCACCGCCGCTCAGCCTCCTGTGGCTCCCCACTCAGTGGGGGTGCAGAAGGGGCCTCCAGGGGGGCTGGATATGAGGGAGGGGGGCCTGGGCCAGGGTCCTCTGATTGCCGCATCATCCGAGTCCAGATGGAGCTGGGGGAAGACGGCAGTGTCTACAAGAGCATCTTG GTGACAAGCCAGGACAAGGCTCCAAGTGTCATCAGTCGTGTCCTTAAGAAAAACAATCGTGATTCTGCGGTGGCTTCAGAGTATGAGCTAGTGCAGCTGCTCCCAGGGGAGCGAG AGCTGACCATCCCCCCCTCGGCTAACGTCTTCTACGCTATGGATGGAGCTTCACTCGATTTCCTCCTGCGGCAGCGGCGACGGCCCTCCACTGCTACACTGGGCCGCGCCAGTGGCCCTTCTGCCTCGGGAACTCCCCCaagtgagggaggagggggttCTTTTCCCAGGATCAAGGCCACAGGGAGGAAGATTGCCCGAGCACTGTTCTGA
- the PFDN6 gene encoding prefoldin subunit 6: MAELIQKKLQGEVEKYQQLQKDLSKSMSGRQKLEAQLTENNIVKEELALLDGSNMVFKLLGPVLVKQELGEARATVGKRLDYITAEIKRYESQLRDLERQSEQQRETLAQLQQEFQRAQAAKAGAPGKV; the protein is encoded by the exons ATGGCTGAGCTAATCCAGAAGAAGCTACAGGGAGAAGTGGAGAAATATCAACAGCTACAGAAGG ACTTGAGTAAATCCATGTCAGGGAGGCAGAAACTAGAGGCACAACTAACAGAAAATAATATCGTGAAAGAG GAACTGGCCCTGCTGGATGGATCCAATATGGTCTTTAAACTTCTGGGTCCCGTGCTGGTCAAACAGGAGCTGGGGGAAGCTCGGGCCACAGTGGGGAAAAGGCTGGACTACATCACGGCTGAGAT TAAGCGATACGAATCCCAGCTCCGGGATCTAGAGCGACAGTCAGAGCAACAGAGAGAGACCCTTGCTCAGCTGCAGCAGGAGTTCCAGCGGgcccaggcagcaaaagcagggGCTCCTGGGAAGGTCTGA